A region of Micromonospora sp. WMMD882 DNA encodes the following proteins:
- a CDS encoding SIS domain-containing protein — protein MTADIEEQPAGYARLLSAAHAGPIAEVAAAIARRRPRHVVFTARGTSDHAALYAAYLTEIRLGIPAGLASPSTITLFGARPDLSDALVVGVSQSGGSPDLVEVLRVARAAGALTLAVTNAPSAPLAQAAELSVDIAAGHERAVAATKTYTAELLALLLLVEGIRAGDGVLPAQERAALDALPDLAARTLADPAPAQLAARYRFAARLVTTGRGYAYPTAREAALKLMETSYLPALAFSGADLLHGPLAMTDPDVPVLAVVGSGPGGRSMREVLPRLGERRADVAVVGSADVDGATRMAVPEVDERYAPLLDILPLQRLALSLALARGEDPDSPRGLKKVTSTM, from the coding sequence ATGACCGCCGACATCGAGGAGCAGCCCGCCGGCTACGCCCGGCTGCTCTCCGCCGCGCACGCCGGACCGATCGCCGAGGTGGCCGCGGCGATCGCCCGCCGACGACCCCGGCACGTGGTCTTCACCGCGCGGGGCACCTCGGACCACGCCGCCCTCTACGCCGCGTACCTCACCGAGATCCGGCTCGGCATCCCCGCCGGGCTCGCCTCACCCAGCACCATCACCCTCTTCGGCGCCCGCCCGGACCTCTCCGACGCGCTCGTCGTCGGGGTCAGCCAGAGCGGCGGCTCACCCGACCTGGTCGAGGTGCTGCGGGTGGCCCGCGCCGCCGGGGCGCTCACCCTCGCCGTCACCAACGCCCCGTCCGCACCGCTGGCCCAGGCCGCCGAGCTGAGCGTCGACATCGCCGCCGGGCACGAGCGGGCCGTCGCCGCGACCAAGACGTACACCGCCGAGCTGCTCGCGTTGCTGCTGCTGGTCGAGGGCATCCGCGCCGGCGACGGCGTCCTCCCGGCGCAGGAGCGGGCCGCCCTCGACGCGCTGCCCGACCTCGCCGCGCGTACCCTGGCCGACCCTGCCCCGGCCCAGCTCGCCGCCCGCTACCGGTTCGCCGCGCGCCTGGTCACCACCGGCCGGGGGTACGCGTACCCGACCGCCCGCGAGGCGGCGCTGAAGCTGATGGAGACCTCGTACCTGCCCGCGCTCGCCTTCTCCGGGGCCGACCTGCTGCACGGCCCGCTGGCGATGACCGACCCGGACGTCCCGGTGCTCGCCGTGGTCGGGTCCGGCCCCGGCGGCCGGTCGATGCGGGAGGTGCTGCCCCGACTCGGCGAGCGCCGCGCCGACGTGGCGGTGGTCGGCTCCGCCGACGTCGACGGGGCGACCCGGATGGCGGTGCCCGAGGTGGACGAGCGGTACGCCCCGCTGCTGGACATCCTGCCGCTGCAACGGCTCGCCCTCAGCCTGGCGCTGGCCCGGGGCGAGGACCCGGACAGCCCCCGTGGCCTGAAGAAGGTCACCTCGACCATGTGA
- a CDS encoding PAS domain-containing sensor histidine kinase: MSTLRELADEHTQLRPADIDHLHRIAGDWQLLSDLSFADLLLWVPVDGDESFLCVAQVRPTTAPTAYQDDQVGRIVGGPEVAHLTVAYGQGRIWREGDPVWYGDVPARHEAIPVRLRTADGEAGEVIAVVGRDTNLSTARTPSQLELNYLTTADDLAQMLADGTFPPPRHPGETTSAPRVGDGLVRLDAGGKVTYASPNAQSAYRRLGFASHLVGEDLAALHRRLATDPLEGTDAANGILAALRGEAPPRREIDARGATMLTRALPLMPAGVPIGALVLVRDITEVRRRDRALITKDATIREIHHRVKNNLQTVAALLRLQARRVGIPAARAALEESVRRVASIALVHETLSMSSDEAVEFDGIVDRVASAATEVAATETPVRMRREGSFGVLPAEIATSLVMVLNELLLNAVEHGFPGEEQGLPPTDGAAVDGMAVGGMAVGGAATADAAAVTAEVVVSAHRFRKQLHVTVADNGRGLPTEFDADRGANLGLQIVRALATGELRGSIELRNRAGGGTEAVLVVPLGAARRA, encoded by the coding sequence GTGTCCACGCTGCGCGAACTCGCCGACGAGCACACCCAGCTCCGACCGGCCGACATCGACCACCTCCACCGGATCGCCGGGGACTGGCAGCTCCTGTCCGACCTCTCCTTCGCCGACCTGCTGCTCTGGGTGCCCGTCGACGGTGACGAGAGCTTCCTCTGCGTGGCCCAGGTGCGGCCCACCACCGCCCCGACCGCCTACCAGGACGACCAGGTGGGCCGGATCGTCGGCGGCCCGGAGGTGGCCCACCTGACCGTCGCGTACGGCCAGGGCCGGATCTGGCGGGAGGGCGACCCGGTCTGGTACGGCGACGTGCCGGCCCGGCACGAGGCGATCCCGGTCCGGCTGCGCACCGCCGACGGCGAGGCCGGTGAGGTGATCGCCGTGGTCGGCCGGGACACCAACCTCTCCACCGCCCGCACCCCGAGCCAACTCGAACTGAACTACCTGACCACCGCCGACGACCTGGCCCAGATGCTCGCCGACGGCACCTTCCCGCCGCCCCGGCACCCCGGTGAGACCACCTCCGCGCCCCGGGTCGGCGACGGGCTGGTCCGGTTGGACGCCGGCGGCAAGGTCACCTACGCCAGCCCGAACGCCCAGTCGGCGTACCGGCGGCTGGGTTTCGCCTCGCACCTGGTCGGGGAGGACCTGGCCGCGCTGCACCGCCGCCTCGCCACCGACCCGCTGGAGGGCACCGACGCGGCCAACGGGATCCTCGCCGCCCTGCGCGGCGAGGCCCCGCCCCGCCGGGAGATCGACGCCCGGGGCGCGACCATGCTCACCCGGGCGCTGCCGCTGATGCCGGCCGGAGTGCCGATCGGCGCGCTGGTGCTGGTCCGCGACATCACCGAGGTCCGCCGCCGGGACCGCGCGCTGATCACCAAGGACGCCACCATCCGGGAGATCCACCACCGGGTGAAGAACAACCTCCAGACCGTGGCGGCGCTGCTGCGGCTCCAGGCCCGCCGGGTCGGTATCCCGGCCGCCCGCGCCGCCCTGGAGGAGTCGGTACGCCGGGTCGCCTCCATCGCCCTGGTGCACGAGACACTCTCCATGTCCAGCGACGAGGCGGTCGAGTTCGACGGCATCGTCGACCGGGTGGCGAGCGCGGCGACGGAGGTGGCGGCGACCGAGACACCGGTACGGATGCGCCGGGAGGGCAGCTTCGGCGTCCTGCCCGCCGAGATCGCCACCTCGCTGGTGATGGTCCTCAACGAGCTGCTGCTCAACGCCGTGGAACACGGCTTCCCCGGCGAGGAACAGGGCCTTCCGCCGACGGACGGGGCGGCGGTGGACGGGATGGCGGTGGGCGGGATGGCGGTGGGCGGGGCGGCCACGGCGGACGCGGCGGCGGTCACCGCGGAGGTGGTCGTCTCCGCGCACCGCTTCCGCAAGCAGTTGCACGTCACCGTGGCCGACAACGGTCGGGGCCTGCCGACGGAGTTCGACGCGGACCGGGGCGCGAACCTCGGCCTGCAGATCGTCCGCGCGCTCGCCACCGGCGAGTTGCGGGGCAGCATCGAGCTGCGGAACCGGGCCGGTGGCGGCACCGAGGCCGTGCTGGTCGTCCCGCTGGGCGCCGCCCGCCGCGCCTGA